A genome region from Nocardioides cynanchi includes the following:
- a CDS encoding acyl-CoA thioesterase, whose translation MTEVPTRSPRPTRADFVHWSTATTRWADLDGFGHMNNATYFELIDTAIDLHLQEAIGGAADSIDTIGVFAEVSCRFFREVGYPAPVDLGVRVDRVGRTSVSYRVGLFQGDDDDAAAEGRVVVVYVDNTDPARPATPLPAAIRAAVEALMR comes from the coding sequence GTGACCGAGGTGCCGACCAGGAGCCCCCGCCCGACGCGGGCCGACTTCGTGCACTGGTCCACCGCGACGACCCGATGGGCCGACCTGGACGGCTTCGGGCACATGAACAACGCGACGTACTTCGAGCTGATCGACACCGCGATCGACCTGCACCTCCAGGAGGCGATCGGGGGAGCGGCCGACAGCATCGACACGATCGGGGTCTTCGCCGAGGTCTCGTGCCGGTTCTTCCGCGAGGTCGGCTACCCCGCGCCGGTCGACCTGGGGGTCAGGGTCGACCGGGTCGGGCGCACCTCGGTGAGCTACCGGGTGGGGCTCTTCCAAGGCGACGACGACGATGCGGCCGCCGAGGGCCGGGTGGTGGTCGTGTACGTCGACAACACCGACCCCGCCCGCCCGGCCACGCCCCTGCCCGCCGCGATCCGGGCTGCGGTCGAGGCGCTGATGCGATGA
- a CDS encoding DUF1801 domain-containing protein, with translation MTHDPRVDDYLERLPEWQRETLQRVRDLLHEADPEMTETIKRTVQPYFVLEGNVAAFLAARDHVDVFVYDGGLVPDPHGLITAGHDNTTARTIAFHGGDEVPAQPLLEFFRRLVADNRAGGWRRLRDRPRAT, from the coding sequence ATGACGCACGACCCCCGCGTCGACGACTACCTCGAGCGCCTGCCCGAGTGGCAGCGCGAGACCCTCCAGCGGGTCCGTGACCTGCTCCACGAGGCCGACCCCGAGATGACCGAGACCATCAAGCGGACCGTGCAGCCCTACTTCGTGCTCGAGGGCAACGTCGCGGCGTTCCTGGCCGCCCGTGACCACGTCGACGTGTTCGTGTACGACGGTGGGCTGGTGCCCGACCCGCACGGCCTGATCACCGCGGGCCACGACAACACCACCGCCCGCACGATCGCCTTCCACGGGGGCGACGAGGTGCCGGCCCAGCCGCTCCTGGAGTTCTTCCGGCGCCTCGTGGCCGACAACCGGGCCGGCGGCTGGCGCCGGCTCCGCGACCGCCCGCGCGCGACCTGA